From one Musa acuminata AAA Group cultivar baxijiao chromosome BXJ2-6, Cavendish_Baxijiao_AAA, whole genome shotgun sequence genomic stretch:
- the LOC103987657 gene encoding uncharacterized protein LOC103987657 — protein sequence MMMETMSRALDRAKMLVGMESDEESLAQEAQSSSFFDEFDRNCTLSTKQRLYGFAICLSAGLACTILSMLVFFNPIKFGITFTFGNLLALGSTAFLIGPKRQIDMMLDPVRIYATSIFIASMIIALFCAFYVHNKLLTLLAIILEFGALIWYSLSYIPFARSAVSKVMVACFDTEF from the exons ATGATGATGGAGACGATGAGCCGCGCGCTGGATAGGGCGAAGATGCTCGTCGGAATGGAGTCCGATGAGGAATCCCTTGCCCAAGAAGCACAGTCGTCGTCCTTCTTCGACGAATTCGATCGCAACTGCACCCTCTCCACCAAGCAG AGATTGTATGGTTTCGCCATTTGTTTATCTGCAGGTCTAGCCTGTACGATCCTG TCTATGCTTGTTTTCTTCAATCCAATCAAATTTGGCATAACATTCACCTTTGGCAATTTGCTTGCGCTTGGAAG CACAGCTTTTCTTATAGGTCCCAAACGACAAATTGATATGATGCTTGATCCTGTCCGTATATATGCAACATCTATATTCATAGCAAGTATGATAATAGCTCTGTTTTGTGCTTTTTAT GTCCACAATAAACTCCTGACACTTCTTGCTATTATTCTGGAGTTTGGTGCCCTCATTTG GTATAGTCTCAGTTATATTCCTTTTGCAAGATCAGCTGTTTCAAAAGTCATGGTTGCTTGCTTTGACACTGAGTTCTAA
- the LOC135614747 gene encoding chlorophyll a-b binding protein CP26, chloroplastic-like, which yields MASLGVSEILGTRLSTAAPPRSPPAPPPSGSPRIVALFSKKSSPKSKPAAVSPVNDELAKWYGPERRIFLPEGLLDRSEIPEYLTGEVPGDYGYDPFGLSKKPENFAKYQAYELIHARWAMLGAAGFIIPEAFNKFGANCGPEAVWFKTGALLLDGNTLNYFGKNIPINLVVAVVAEIVLVGGAEYYRIINGLDLEDKLHPGGPFDPLGLANDPDQAALLKVKEIKNGRLAMFAMLGFFLQAYVTGEGPVENLAKHLSDPFGNNLLTVISGAAERAPTL from the exons ATGGCCTCCCTCGGCGTCTCCGAGATCCTCGGCACACGCCTCAGCACCGCCGCCCCACCTCGCTCCCCCCCTGCGCCACCTCCCTCCGGCTCTCCAAGGATCGTTGCGCTTTTCTCCAAGAAGTCTTCACCCAAGTCGAAGCCAGCCGCCGTTTCTCCGGTCAACGACGAGCTCGCCAAGTGGTATG GTCCTGAGAGAAGGATTTTCCTGCCGGAAGGTCTGTTGGACCGGTCGGAGATCCCAGAGTACCTCACCGGAGAAGTCCCTGGAGA TTATGGCTACGATCCTTTTGGGCTGAGCAAGAAGCCAGAAAACTTCGCCAA ATACCAAGCTTACGAGCTCATCCATGCGAGGTGGGCGATGCTCGGCGCCGCTGGCTTCATCATCCCGGAGGCCTTCAACAAGTTCGGTGCAAACTGCGGCCCCGAGGCGGTCTGGTTCAAG ACTGGGGCACTTCTCCTTGATGGAAACACATTGAATTACTTCGGTAAGAACATTCCCATCAATCTTGTTGTTGCCGTCGTCGCTGAGATCGTGCTCGTTGGAGGAGCAGAGTACTACAGAATCATCAATGGACTG GATTTGGAGGACAAGCTCCACCCCGGAGGTCCATTTGATCCACTGGGGCTCGCGAACGACCCAGACCAGGCCGCGTTGCTcaaggtgaaggagatcaagaacGGACGGCTCGCCATGTTCGCCATGCTCGGCTTCTTCCTGCAAGCCTACGTCACCGGAGAAGGACCGGTGGAGAACCTCGCAAAGCATCTGAGTGACCCATTTGGGAACAACTTGCTCACTGTCATCTCCGGGGCTGCTGAAAGAGCTCCAACCCTGTGA
- the LOC135614748 gene encoding peptidyl-prolyl cis-trans isomerase FKBP42-like, whose protein sequence is MASPPLPESPSMADPDVLSSASGSDDDNDIVTEGSAFVHNEPAQDDKDLPKVESEMEVLHEKVKKQIIKEGHGQKPPKLSTCFLNYRAWVKSTSHKFEDTWQEQRPIELILGKEKAELAGLAIGIASMRSGERALFHVGWELGYGKEGNFSFPNVPPMADLVYEVELIGYDEAKEGKARSDMTVEERIEAAERRKVEGNDYFKEKKVEEAMQQYEMAIAYMGDDFMFQLFGKYRDMALAVKNPCHLNMAACLIKLKRYEEAIGQCTIVLSEDENNVKALFRRGKARAELGQTDAAREDFEKARKYSPQDKAIVRELHLLAAHDKAVYQKQKEIYKGIFGPRPEPKPMRSNWLVLFWQWLVALVCRLFRIHRSKAD, encoded by the exons ATGGCTTCTCCTCCGCTGCCTGAGTCGCCCTCCATGGCCGATCCGGACGTACTTTCTTCTGCTTCGG GctctgatgatgataatgatatcGTCACTGAGGGTTCTGCATTTGTTCACAATGAGCCTGCCCAAGATGATAAAGATTTACCAAAAGTTGAGTCAGAGATGGAGGTTCTTCATGAGAAAGTCAAAAAGCAAATTATTAAGGAAGGCCATGGTCAAAAACCACCAAAACTGTCCACTTGCTTCT TGAATTATAGGGCATGGGTTAAAAGCACTTCACACAAGTTTGAAGATACTTGGCAAGAGCAGCGACCAATTGAACTTATATTGGGAAAAG AAAAAGCAGAACTGGCTGGTTTGGCAATTGGCATTGCTAGCATGAGGAGCGGGGAACGTGCACTCTTTCATGTGGGTTGGGAACTTGGCTACGGGAAAGAAGGAAATTTTTCATTCCCAAACGTCCCCCCTATGGCAGACCTTGTTTATGAGGTTGAACTTATTGGCTATGATGAAGCCAAAGAA GGAAAAGCCCGAAGTGACATGACAGTTGAAGAGAGGATTGAAGCTGCCGAAAGAAGAAAGGTGGAAGGAAATGATTACTTTAAGGAGAAAAAGGTTGAGGAGGCCATGCAACAGTATGAAATG GCAATAGCATACATGGGGGATGACTTCATGTTCCAGCTATTTGGAAAGTACAGGGACATGGCCTTGGCTGTGAAGAACCCTTGCCACCTCAACATGGCTGCATGCTTGATCAAACTAAAGCGCTATGAGGAAGCTATTGGTCAATGTACAATT GTATTATCGGAGGACGAGAACAATGTGAAGGCGCTGTTTAGACGGGGGAAAGCTAGAGCAGAACTCGGTCAGACGGATGCTGCCAGGGAGGACTTTGAGAAGGCAAGGAAATATTCTCCACAGGACAAGGCTATTGTCAGGGAGCTGCATCTGCTGGCTGCACATGACAAAGCTGTTTATCAGAAGCAGAAAGAGATTTACAAAGGGATCTTTGGACCGAGGCCTGAACCCAAACCTATGAGGTCAAATTGGCTCGTTCTCTTTTGGCAGTGGCTTGTAGCTCTGGTTTGTCGCTTATTCAGGATCCACAGGTCAAAAGCAGACTAA
- the LOC135613571 gene encoding ethylene-responsive transcription factor ERF022-like: protein MAEMGAEAAVHYRGVRKRKWGKWVSEIREPGKKSRIWLGSFESAEMAAVAHDVAALRLKGRDAQLNFPESAEQLPRPRSSDPEDIRAAALEAAARLRCRTVRVSAPALERMGNDELGLDSPKMWVELAEALLLSPPAWNPEVSEPEEWEHHESLWDPFL, encoded by the coding sequence aTGGCGGAGATGGGAGCAGAGGCGGCGGTGCATTACCGAGGGGTGAGGAAGAGGAAGTGGGGGAAGTGGGTGTCGGAGATCAGGGAGCCCGGGAAGAAGAGCAGGATCTGGCTGGGGAGCTTCGAGTCAGCGGAGATGGCGGCGGTGGCACACGACGTGGCGGCGCTGCGACTCAAGGGCCGCGACGCGCAGCTCAACTTCCCGGAGTCGGCGGAGCAGCTTCCGCGGCCCCGGAGCTCGGACCCCGAGGACATACGTGCGGCGGCGCTGGAGGCGGCCGCGAGGCTCCGGTGCAGGACTGTTAGGGTATCGGCGCCGGCGCTGGAGCGGATGGGCAACGACGAGCTGGGGCTGGACTCGCCCAAGATGTGGGTGGAGCTGGCGGAGGCGCTGCTGCTGAGCCCACCAGCTTGGAACCCTGAGGTGAGCGAGCCAGAGGAGTGGGAACACCATGAGTCCTTGTGGGACCCTTTCCTGTAG
- the LOC135613480 gene encoding probable protein phosphatase 2C 74, translating to MVHPVEVQCSLSCSLVHLFHVLRECYSTAVYPSTSPLPPLPSKRPAELSFEANKRLKECHLDFYSSAGQAIDQQEDVKKSQVPHLRKMRRRPTRLSIPEPCTASGFVDGDEEKHVSEKEWEVEGCGYWLACRRGHRPVMEDGHGIIPNINGDPKQAFFGVFDGHGGRAAVDFVSEKLGKNIISSLAGQDKQEIQPEVAIKAGYLTTDKEFISQGVKSGACASTVVLKDGELHVANVGDCRVVLSRRGIAKALTSDHHAGREDERVRIESSGGYITCRNGVWRVQDSLAVTRSIGDASMKEWVISEPETKTIRLTPDCEFLVMASDGLWEKVTDQEAVDVVRKHSEFMKHSCKELVELACRRANRDDITVMVVDLQHFAR from the exons ATGGTGCATCCCGTCGAGGTCCAGTGTTCACTGTCATGTTCCCTTGTTCACCTGTTCCATGTTCTCAGGGAGTGCTACTCCACGGCTGTATACCCCAGTACATCTCCTCTCCCTCCTCTGCCATCGAAGAGGCCTGCAGAGCTGTCTTTCGAGGCTAACAAGAGGTTGAAGGAGTGTCACCTTGATTTCTATTCATCAGCTGGCCAAGCAATTGATCAGCAAGAGGATGTAAAGAAGTCTCAGGTGCCGCACCTGAGGAAGATGAGAAGAAGACCAACGAGGTTATCCATTCCTGAGCCGTGCACTGCCTCAGGCTTTGTCGATGGTGATGAAGAAAAACATGTGAGTGAGAAGGAGTGGGAAGTTGAGGGGTGTGGATACTGGTTGGCTTGCAGGAGAGGTCACAGACCTGTGATGGAAGATGGCCATGGAATAATACCCAACATAAATGGAGATCCAAAACAG GCATTCTTCGGTGTCTTTGATGGACATGGGGGTCGAGCAGCCGTTGACTTTGTCTCCGAGAAGTTAGGAAAGAACATCATATCATCTCTTGCTGGTCAAGACAAGCAAGAAATCCAACCGGAAGTGGCAATTAAAGCAGGCTATTTGACCACTGACAAAGAATTCATCAGCCAG GGCGTCAAGAGTGGAGCGTGTGCATCCACCGTTGTACTCAAGGATGGAGAGCTGCATGTCGCCAATGTGGGAGACTGCAGGGTGGTTCTGAGCCGGAGAGGGATCGCGAAGGCGCTTACGAGCGACCACCACGCCGGAAGAGAAGATGAGAGGGTTCGCATCGAGAGCTCG GGTGGGTACATCACTTGTCGGAATGGCGTGTGGAGAGTTCAGGATTCACTAGCTGTGACCAGATCGATTGGCGACGCGAGCATGAAGGAATGGGTAATCTCTGAACCTGAGACCAAGACCATCAGGTTGACTCCCGACTGCGAGTTCCTAGTAATGGCTTCGGATGGGTTATGGGAGAAG GTCACAGATCAGGAAGCAGTGGATGTTGTTCGGAAGCACAGCGAGTTCATGAAGCACTCATGCAAAGAGCTTGTGGAACTCGCTTGCAGGAGGGCCAACAGGGATGACATTACAGTCATGGTGGTGGACCTGCAACACTTTGCACGGTAG
- the LOC135613835 gene encoding mannan endo-1,4-beta-mannosidase 5-like — protein MASFVVGLRRFLGALALLLLAHQAAAAEPPAFVGRSGSKLVVNGSPFLFNGFNAYWLMNVASEDRAKVSKTLSDAAAAGLTVCRTWAFNDGGNPSLQSSPGVYNEKMFQGLDFVVSEAKNHSIRLILSLVNNFKDYGGRSQYVQWARDAGESIQTDDDFYTNAKVKQYYKNHVQKVLTRVNTITKVAYKDDPTILSWELMNEPRCEVDYSGQTVTAWVKEMAAYTKSIDSKHLLQVGFEGFYGNSTPDKIKLYNPNGYQLGTDFITSNQVNEIDYTTIHAYPDIWLQGQSEEARKTFVQQWFSSHWNDSVKVLGKPLVFAEFGKSKTAPGYSQKVRDDFFSYVYDVIYSDAETSGGSFSGGLVWQVMGDGMESYYDGYEVVLSQDSTTTAVIKKQSDAMAALEKRLSGSHH, from the exons ATGGCTAGTTTTGTCGTCGGACTGCGCCGCTTCCTGGGCGCTCTCGCACTCTTGCTTCTCGCTCATCAAGCAGCGGCGGCAGAGCCACCCGCGTTCGTCGGGAGAAGTGGCTCCAAGTTGGTCGTCAACGGCTCCCCCTTCCTCTTCAACGGGTTCAACGCATACTGGCTGATGAACGTCGCGTCGGAGGACCGGGCGAAGGTCTCCAAGACCCTGAGCGACGCTGCGGCGGCCGGGCTCACCGTGTGCCGAACGTGGGCGTTCAACGACGGCGGCAACCCCTCGCTGCAGTCGTCGCCGGGGGTCTACAACGAGAAAATGTTCCAG GGGCTCGACTTCGTCGTCTCGGAGGCCAAAAATCACAGTATCCGTCTCATTTTGAGCCTGGTCAACAACTTCAAGGACTACGGCGGCCGATCTCAGTACGTACAATGGGCTCGCGACGCAGGTGAGTCCATACAAACCGACGATGACTTCTACACCAATGCCAAAGTGAAGCAGTACTACAAGAACCATGTCCAG AAGGTGCTAACACGAGTCAACACCATCACCAAAGTAGCCTACAAAGACGATCCCACCATCTTGTCGTGGGAACTAATGAACGAACCGCGCTGTGAAGTAGATTACTCCGGCCAAACAGTCACG GCGTGGGTTAAGGAGATGGCAGCGTACACGAAGTCCATCGACAGCAAGCACCTGTTGCAGGTAGGATTCGAGGGTTTCTACGGGAATTCCACCCCGGACAAGATCAAGCTCTACAACCCTAATGGCTACCAGCTTGGCACGGACTTCATCACCAGCAATCAAGTCAATGAGATCGACTACACCACCATCCATGCTTACCCGGATATATG GCTCCAAGGGCAGTCGGAGGAGGCGCGGAAGACGTTCGTGCAGCAGTGGTTTTCGAGCCACTGGAACGACTCCGTGAAGGTCCTCGGCAAGCCACTGGTGTTCGCGGAGTTCGGGAAGTCGAAGACGGCTCCGGGATACTCGCAGAAGGTCCGCGACGACTTCTTCTCCTACGTCTACGACGTGATCTACAGCGACGCCGAGACCAGCGGCGGGTCCTTCAGCGGCGGGCTAGTGTGGCAGGTCATGGGCGACGGGATGGAGTCGTACTACGACGGGTATGAGGTCGTGCTGTCTCAGGATTCAACGACGACGGCGGTGATAAAGAAACAGTCGGACGCCATGGCGGCGCTCGAGAAAAGGCTGAGCGGCTCTCATCATTAA